GCATTTTCTCTGGATTTAATGGTAACTCCACTGCCTTTTAATGCTTCAACAATTCCTAGCTCAGAAAGAACACAAATTGCCCTCCTTGCTGTTTCAGGAGAAACACGATACTGAGAAGCAAGGGAAGACCGTGCAAAAATTTTATCTCCCTCTTTATAGCTTCCTTCCGCTATTCGTGAGGCAATATCCGCGGCAAGCTGCTGATACCTAGCTTCGCTTAACATCTTTTCGTTCATTATGTTCTTATCTCTCCTATTTGCTCAGCTTTTATTATTTTGTATAAAAACATTGCTCTTGTAATTTTAGATGTTTACAGGACTTGTTGCAACTTTTGATTATGAATAATGCTTAAGCAATATACATCACATAATCAATGGTTTTTATATCTTATAAGATATAAAAACCATTATAGATTTGTTCCATAAATTT
This region of Synergistaceae bacterium genomic DNA includes:
- a CDS encoding GntR family transcriptional regulator; translated protein: MNEKMLSEARYQQLAADIASRIAEGSYKEGDKIFARSSLASQYRVSPETARRAICVLSELGIVEALKGSGVTIKSRENA